The following are encoded together in the Acidovorax sp. KKS102 genome:
- the tkt gene encoding transketolase has translation MANTQQSQQMANAIRALAMDAVQQANSGHPGAPMGMADMAVGLWARHLKHNPTNPQWFDRDRFVLSNGHGSMLIYSLLHLTGYDLPMSELKNFRQLHSKTAGHPEVGITPGVETTTGPLGQGITNAVGFALAEKLLAAEFNREGHAVVDHNTYVFLGDGCLMEGISQEAISLAGAWKLNKLIALYDDNGISIDGQVTPWFADNTALRFVSAGWNVIGPIDGHDADKVADAIAEAKKQTERPTLVICKTHIGKGSPNRANTSKAHGEPLGAEEIKLTREALGWTAEPFAIPEDVYAGWDAKASGQQAEAAWNDRFAAYSKAFPELAAEFTRRMKGDLPANFAQVAVDTVVAAHTKGETVASRKASQLALEAFTAALPELLGGSADLTGSNLTNTKSTPNLRFDMQGNVVKTEVAEGQKIGGRHINYGVREFGMAAIMNGVALHGGFIPYGGTFLTFSDYSRNAIRMAALMKQRVIHVFTHDSIGLGEDGPTHQSIEHVASLRLIPNLDVWRPADTAETAVAWSVALSNRNKPTVLALSRQNLPYAPKRDLGDISRGAYVLSEPADVGLKKKPAAVIIATGSEVQLALKAQRLLADKKVPVRVVSMPSTTTFDREDAKYKSSVLPAGVPRVAVEMGVTDGWWKYGCAAVVGIDTYGESAPAPVLFKHFGFTEENVADAVLVATGAARLKPAKKVR, from the coding sequence ATGGCCAACACCCAGCAATCCCAACAGATGGCAAATGCGATCCGCGCATTGGCCATGGACGCCGTTCAACAAGCCAACTCCGGCCACCCCGGCGCCCCCATGGGCATGGCCGACATGGCCGTGGGCCTGTGGGCTCGCCACCTCAAGCACAACCCCACCAACCCCCAGTGGTTTGACCGCGACCGTTTTGTGCTGAGCAACGGCCACGGTTCGATGCTGATCTATTCGCTGCTGCACCTCACGGGCTACGACCTGCCCATGAGCGAGCTGAAGAACTTCCGCCAGCTGCACAGCAAGACCGCCGGCCACCCCGAAGTGGGCATCACCCCCGGCGTGGAAACCACCACAGGCCCGCTGGGCCAGGGCATCACCAACGCCGTGGGCTTTGCGCTGGCCGAGAAGCTGCTGGCCGCCGAGTTCAACCGCGAAGGCCATGCCGTGGTGGACCACAACACCTACGTGTTCCTGGGCGACGGCTGCCTGATGGAAGGCATCAGCCAGGAAGCGATTTCGCTGGCCGGCGCCTGGAAGCTGAACAAGCTGATCGCCCTGTACGACGACAACGGCATCTCCATCGACGGCCAGGTGACGCCCTGGTTTGCCGACAACACCGCCCTGCGTTTTGTGTCCGCCGGCTGGAACGTGATCGGCCCCATCGACGGCCACGATGCCGACAAGGTGGCGGACGCGATTGCCGAAGCCAAGAAGCAGACCGAGCGCCCCACGCTGGTCATCTGCAAGACGCACATCGGCAAGGGCAGCCCCAACCGCGCCAACACCTCCAAGGCCCACGGCGAGCCCCTGGGCGCTGAAGAAATCAAGCTCACCCGCGAAGCCCTGGGCTGGACGGCAGAGCCCTTCGCCATCCCCGAAGACGTTTACGCCGGCTGGGACGCCAAGGCCAGCGGCCAACAAGCCGAAGCAGCCTGGAATGACCGCTTTGCCGCCTACAGCAAGGCCTTCCCCGAGCTGGCAGCCGAATTCACCCGCCGCATGAAGGGCGACCTGCCCGCCAACTTTGCCCAGGTGGCCGTGGACACCGTGGTGGCCGCCCACACCAAGGGCGAAACCGTGGCCAGCCGCAAGGCCAGCCAGCTGGCGCTGGAAGCCTTCACCGCAGCCCTGCCCGAACTGCTGGGCGGCAGCGCCGACCTGACCGGCTCCAACCTCACCAACACCAAGAGCACGCCCAACCTGCGCTTCGACATGCAGGGCAACGTGGTCAAGACCGAAGTGGCCGAAGGCCAGAAGATCGGTGGCCGCCACATCAACTACGGCGTGCGCGAGTTCGGCATGGCCGCCATCATGAACGGCGTGGCACTGCACGGCGGCTTCATCCCCTACGGCGGCACCTTCCTCACGTTCAGCGACTACAGCCGCAATGCCATCCGCATGGCCGCGCTGATGAAGCAGCGCGTGATCCACGTGTTCACGCACGACTCCATCGGCCTGGGCGAAGACGGCCCCACGCACCAGTCCATCGAGCATGTGGCCAGCCTGCGCCTGATCCCCAACCTCGATGTGTGGCGCCCTGCCGACACGGCCGAAACCGCCGTGGCCTGGAGCGTGGCCCTGTCCAACCGCAACAAGCCCACCGTGCTGGCCCTGTCGCGCCAGAACCTTCCGTACGCGCCCAAGCGCGACCTGGGCGACATCTCGCGCGGTGCCTACGTGCTGAGCGAGCCTGCCGATGTGGGCCTCAAGAAGAAGCCCGCGGCCGTGATCATCGCCACCGGCTCCGAAGTGCAGCTCGCCCTGAAGGCCCAGCGCCTGCTGGCCGACAAGAAGGTGCCGGTGCGCGTGGTCTCCATGCCCAGCACCACCACCTTCGACCGTGAAGACGCCAAGTACAAGAGCAGCGTGCTGCCTGCCGGCGTACCGCGCGTGGCCGTGGAAATGGGCGTGACCGACGGCTGGTGGAAATACGGCTGCGCCGCCGTGGTGGGCATCGACACCTACGGCGAATCGGCCCCCGCGCCCGTGCTGTTCAAGCACTTCGGCTTCACCGAAGAGAACGTGGCCGATGCCGTGCTGGTGGCCACCGGTGCTGCGCGCCTGAAGCCCGCCAAGAAGGTCCGCTAA
- the gap gene encoding type I glyceraldehyde-3-phosphate dehydrogenase, producing the protein MTIKIGINGFGRIGRNVLRSAIQNFSDIEVVGINDLLEPDYLAYMLQYDSVHGRFDGTVAVEGNTLIVNGKKIRLTQERDPANLKWNEVGADIVIESTGLFLDKVTAQKHIDAGAKKVVLSAPSKDDTPMFVFGVNHDTYAGQAIISNASCTTNCLAPVAKVLNDKWGIKRGLMTTVHAATATQKTVDGPSNKDWRGGRGILENIIPSSTGAAKAVGVVIPALNKKLTGMSFRVPTSDVSVVDLTVELEKAATYEEIKAEMKAQSEGALKGVLGYTEDKVVATDFRGDTRTSIFDADAGIALDGTFVKVVSWYDNEWGYSNKCLEMVRVVAK; encoded by the coding sequence ATGACGATCAAGATTGGTATCAACGGCTTCGGCCGCATCGGCCGCAACGTGCTGCGCTCGGCCATCCAGAACTTCAGCGACATCGAAGTCGTGGGCATCAACGACCTGCTGGAGCCCGACTACCTGGCCTACATGCTGCAGTACGACTCGGTGCACGGCCGCTTCGACGGCACCGTGGCCGTGGAAGGCAACACCCTGATCGTCAACGGCAAGAAGATCCGCCTGACGCAAGAGCGCGACCCTGCCAACCTGAAGTGGAACGAAGTCGGCGCCGACATCGTGATCGAATCCACCGGCCTCTTCCTGGACAAGGTCACGGCACAGAAGCACATCGACGCAGGCGCCAAGAAGGTCGTGCTGTCGGCCCCCTCCAAGGACGACACCCCCATGTTCGTGTTCGGCGTGAACCACGACACCTACGCGGGCCAGGCCATCATCTCCAATGCATCGTGCACCACCAACTGCCTGGCCCCCGTGGCCAAGGTGCTGAACGACAAGTGGGGCATCAAGCGCGGTCTGATGACCACCGTGCACGCCGCCACCGCCACGCAAAAGACCGTGGACGGCCCTTCGAACAAGGACTGGCGCGGTGGCCGTGGCATTCTGGAAAACATCATTCCTTCGAGCACTGGCGCTGCCAAGGCCGTGGGCGTGGTGATCCCAGCCCTCAACAAGAAGCTGACCGGCATGTCCTTCCGCGTGCCCACCTCCGACGTGTCGGTGGTGGACCTGACAGTGGAGCTGGAAAAGGCCGCCACCTACGAAGAAATCAAGGCCGAGATGAAGGCCCAGTCCGAAGGCGCGCTGAAGGGCGTGCTGGGCTACACCGAAGACAAGGTGGTGGCCACCGACTTCCGTGGCGACACCCGCACTTCGATCTTTGACGCGGACGCCGGCATCGCGCTGGACGGCACCTTCGTCAAGGTCGTGAGCTGGTACGACAACGAATGGGGCTACTCGAACAAGTGCCTGGAAATGGTGCGCGTGGTCGCCAAGTAA
- a CDS encoding mechanosensitive ion channel family protein gives MPPSTFFTWVQETTFAGVPLWSLCVALAAAVATYAAILVVLHLLTRRAKGWATQSHSGMALTLVDVLEGTSRTLMLVVALLVGASLLDLPGRWESRLSQLWFVAVALQMGLWGMRAIGIGVRRYVERHSSSGMTQVSASATLMSWGLRTLLWSVVLLAILSNVGVNITAFIASLGVGGIAVALAVQNILGDLFASLAIAVDKPFEVGDFIVVGNVSGTVQVIGLKTTRIRSLQGEQIVMSNTDLLKQTISNFRMLERRRIVFTFGVAYDTTPEQAEAIPGVVRKLIESHPELRFDRAHFKALGTNSLDYEVVYIVEDPAYNLYMDLQQSINLGLLREFKAMGVEFAFPTRTVHIASTPPQASAVAAT, from the coding sequence ATGCCGCCATCCACGTTTTTCACCTGGGTCCAGGAGACCACTTTTGCGGGTGTGCCGCTATGGAGCCTGTGTGTGGCCCTGGCGGCGGCTGTCGCTACCTACGCCGCCATCCTTGTGGTGTTGCACTTGCTGACCCGCCGCGCCAAAGGGTGGGCCACGCAGTCACACAGCGGTATGGCACTGACCCTGGTGGACGTGCTGGAAGGCACGAGCCGCACGCTGATGCTGGTGGTGGCACTGCTCGTGGGCGCCAGCCTGCTGGACCTGCCGGGCCGCTGGGAGAGCCGTCTGAGCCAGCTGTGGTTTGTGGCCGTGGCGCTGCAGATGGGGCTGTGGGGCATGCGCGCGATCGGCATCGGCGTGCGCCGCTATGTGGAGCGGCACTCGTCCAGCGGCATGACGCAGGTCAGCGCTTCGGCCACGCTCATGTCGTGGGGGCTGCGCACGCTGCTGTGGAGCGTGGTGCTGCTGGCCATCTTGTCCAACGTGGGGGTGAACATCACGGCCTTCATCGCCAGCCTGGGGGTGGGCGGTATTGCCGTGGCGCTGGCGGTGCAGAACATCCTGGGCGACTTGTTTGCCTCGCTGGCGATTGCGGTGGACAAACCCTTTGAGGTGGGCGACTTCATCGTGGTGGGTAACGTGTCGGGCACGGTGCAAGTGATCGGTCTCAAGACCACGCGCATCCGCAGCTTGCAGGGCGAGCAGATCGTGATGTCCAACACCGACCTGCTCAAGCAGACCATCAGCAACTTCCGCATGCTGGAGCGGCGGCGCATCGTGTTCACCTTTGGCGTGGCCTATGACACCACCCCCGAGCAGGCGGAGGCGATTCCAGGCGTGGTGCGCAAGCTCATCGAGTCGCACCCGGAGCTGCGCTTTGACCGTGCGCATTTCAAGGCGCTGGGCACCAACTCGCTGGACTACGAGGTGGTCTATATCGTCGAAGACCCGGCCTACAACCTCTACATGGACCTGCAGCAGTCCATCAACCTGGGGCTGCTGCGCGAGTTCAAGGCCATGGGGGTGGAGTTTGCGTTCCCCACCCGCACGGTGCACATTGCCAGCACGCCGCCGCAGGCATCCGCAGTGGCCGCGACCTGA
- a CDS encoding DUF4398 domain-containing protein, whose amino-acid sequence MHSTALIRTATAALALGALAACSSTPAPTEQMAVTRTTVNRVAAAPAVATSAPVQLQQAREKLIQAEKAMAEKDYVAARRLAAEAEVDARVAETRADAAGNAATLAQVQDSIRALQEEINRRSPR is encoded by the coding sequence ATGCATTCAACTGCACTGATCCGCACTGCCACAGCGGCACTCGCACTGGGCGCACTGGCCGCCTGCTCGTCCACCCCCGCCCCTACTGAACAGATGGCGGTCACCCGCACCACCGTGAACCGCGTGGCGGCGGCACCGGCAGTGGCCACCAGCGCCCCCGTGCAGCTGCAGCAGGCCCGCGAGAAGCTCATCCAGGCCGAGAAGGCCATGGCAGAAAAGGACTATGTGGCCGCGCGCCGCCTGGCCGCAGAGGCCGAGGTCGATGCCCGCGTGGCCGAGACCCGCGCCGACGCCGCGGGCAATGCCGCCACCCTGGCCCAGGTGCAGGACAGCATCCGCGCACTGCAGGAAGAAATCAACCGCCGATCCCCCCGCTAG
- a CDS encoding OmpA family protein: protein MPRFFHRTTALCTSLIAVGLLAACASTTPSPALEEARTAVSTAAGDPAVNQYAQLELKQATDALAQADRVWADDKDTSETNHLAYIARQRAEIATNTARARQLDANIKQAGSEADRIRLQARTQEADAARLRAQQAQQQAMSAEQRAAQQQAQATAAMAQANAAQDRVRALEAQLRDMEAQQTERGLLVTLGDVLFAFNKAELSAQAAPRLDKLANFLKQFPDRKLLIEGYTDSVGGDSYNQDLSDRRAQAVRDALVQRGVDSSRITARGYGKAHPVADNASPEGRAMNRRVEIVIADDKGILRGR, encoded by the coding sequence ATGCCACGCTTTTTTCACCGCACCACCGCCCTGTGCACCAGCCTGATTGCTGTGGGCCTGCTGGCCGCCTGCGCCAGTACCACCCCGTCGCCCGCCCTCGAAGAGGCCCGCACTGCCGTGAGCACTGCGGCAGGCGACCCGGCCGTCAACCAGTACGCCCAGCTCGAACTCAAGCAGGCTACCGATGCACTGGCCCAGGCCGACCGCGTGTGGGCCGATGACAAGGACACGTCTGAGACCAACCACCTAGCGTACATCGCCCGCCAGCGTGCCGAGATCGCCACCAACACGGCCCGCGCGCGCCAGCTCGATGCCAACATCAAACAGGCCGGAAGCGAAGCGGATCGCATCCGCCTGCAGGCCCGCACCCAAGAGGCCGATGCCGCCCGCCTGCGCGCACAACAGGCCCAGCAACAGGCGATGAGCGCCGAGCAGCGCGCCGCACAACAGCAGGCACAAGCCACCGCCGCCATGGCCCAGGCCAACGCCGCGCAGGACCGTGTGCGCGCACTCGAAGCCCAGCTGCGCGACATGGAAGCCCAGCAAACCGAACGCGGCCTGCTGGTGACCTTGGGCGATGTGCTGTTTGCCTTCAACAAGGCCGAACTGTCGGCACAGGCAGCCCCACGTCTGGACAAGCTGGCCAACTTCCTCAAGCAGTTCCCCGACCGCAAGCTGCTGATCGAGGGCTACACCGACAGCGTGGGTGGCGACAGCTACAACCAGGACCTGTCAGACCGCCGCGCGCAGGCCGTGCGCGATGCGCTGGTGCAGCGCGGGGTGGACAGCAGCCGCATCACCGCACGCGGCTATGGCAAGGCCCACCCAGTGGCTGATAACGCATCACCCGAAGGCCGCGCCATGAACCGCCGCGTGGAGATCGTGATTGCAGATGACAAGGGGATCCTGCGCGGGAGATAA
- a CDS encoding aldo/keto reductase, whose translation MQQRNLGPFSVSAIGLGCMNLSHAYGAPVSAEQGERVLLAALDAGVTLFDTATLYGFGANETLVGRVLKQHRSRFTLASKCGMQGVDVNGDGKLVRVIDGRPATLRQTCEDSLRRLQTDVIDLYYLHRWDKKVPIEDSVGALADLVRAGKIRSIGLSEVSATTLRKAHAVHPIAAVQTEYSLWTRNPEIAVLDACRELGAAFVAFSPVARGFLCGELRDVSTLDAKDIRRAMPRFAPDAYAANLALLDRYQAIARDVGCTPAQLALAWLLHKAEHIIPIPGTSSVAHLQDNLGAVDVRLDAATMAQLDALINERTVVGSRYNAQSASEVDTETFEDRAA comes from the coding sequence ATGCAACAAAGAAACCTTGGACCTTTCTCCGTCTCGGCCATCGGCCTGGGCTGCATGAACCTCTCACACGCCTATGGCGCGCCGGTGTCTGCCGAGCAGGGCGAGCGCGTGCTGCTGGCCGCGCTGGATGCGGGCGTGACCCTGTTCGACACTGCCACGCTCTATGGCTTTGGCGCCAACGAAACCCTGGTGGGCCGTGTGCTGAAGCAGCACCGCAGCCGTTTCACCCTGGCCAGCAAATGCGGCATGCAGGGCGTGGATGTGAACGGCGACGGCAAGCTGGTGCGCGTGATCGATGGCCGTCCCGCCACCCTGCGCCAGACCTGCGAAGACAGCCTGCGTCGCCTGCAGACCGATGTGATCGACCTGTATTACCTGCACCGCTGGGACAAGAAGGTGCCCATCGAAGACAGCGTGGGCGCACTGGCCGATCTGGTGCGCGCGGGCAAGATCCGCAGCATCGGCCTGTCGGAGGTATCGGCCACCACCCTGCGCAAGGCCCACGCGGTGCACCCCATTGCGGCGGTGCAGACCGAGTATTCGCTGTGGACGCGCAACCCCGAGATCGCCGTGCTGGACGCCTGCCGCGAGCTGGGTGCCGCCTTTGTGGCGTTCAGCCCCGTGGCGCGGGGCTTTCTCTGTGGCGAGCTGCGCGATGTGAGCACGCTCGACGCCAAGGACATCCGCCGCGCCATGCCCCGTTTTGCGCCCGACGCCTATGCGGCCAACCTGGCGCTGCTCGACAGATACCAGGCCATTGCGCGCGATGTGGGCTGCACGCCCGCCCAGCTGGCGCTGGCATGGCTACTGCACAAGGCCGAGCACATCATCCCCATCCCCGGCACCTCCAGCGTGGCGCATTTGCAGGACAACTTGGGCGCCGTCGATGTGCGGCTGGATGCCGCCACCATGGCGCAGCTGGACGCACTGATCAACGAGCGCACGGTGGTGGGCAGCCGCTACAACGCGCAGAGCGCGAGTGAAGTCGATACCGAGACGTTTGAAGACCGCGCAGCGTGA
- a CDS encoding flavin-dependent oxidoreductase: MSGAPTTSHPSSTHPVLIAGGGIGGMATALTLHQIGVPCIVFETVPELQPLGVGINLQPNAVRELHDLGFGNDVLDTIGLQAREWALVGRNGNEVYAEPRGLGAGYHWPQYSVHRGQLQMMLYHAVKARLGDNAVQLGQRVVGYRQDANGVTAIVETRDGTQREVAGSLLIAADGLHSAVRAQMHPTQPPIQWGGAIMWRGTTPGVPVRTGASFVGVGSLRHRVVFYPITPPDPATGLATINWIAEITVDNQGGWQHGDWNRRVALEEFIHHFDGWNYSWLDVPAMLRGAKDIFEYPMIDRDPVPTWVDGRVALLGDAAHVMYPVGSNGASQAIVDARVLGAQLVAHGVGPQALRAYDDKLCKDISALVLRNRGSGPFGLLGLVDERCGGVFDHIDDVLPREEREGFMARYKAAAGFAIETLNAAPPTIAPGQRVAVS, from the coding sequence ATGTCTGGCGCACCTACTACTTCACACCCTTCTTCCACCCACCCCGTGCTGATCGCTGGGGGTGGCATTGGTGGCATGGCCACCGCCCTCACCCTGCACCAGATCGGCGTGCCCTGCATCGTCTTTGAAACGGTGCCGGAACTGCAGCCGCTGGGCGTGGGCATCAACCTGCAGCCCAACGCCGTGCGCGAACTGCACGACCTGGGGTTTGGCAACGACGTGCTGGACACCATTGGCCTGCAGGCACGCGAATGGGCGCTGGTGGGCCGCAACGGGAACGAGGTGTATGCCGAGCCGCGCGGCCTGGGGGCGGGCTACCACTGGCCGCAGTATTCGGTGCACCGGGGGCAGCTGCAGATGATGCTGTACCACGCTGTCAAAGCCCGCCTGGGCGACAACGCCGTGCAGCTGGGGCAACGTGTGGTGGGCTACCGGCAGGATGCGAATGGCGTCACCGCCATCGTCGAAACACGCGACGGCACGCAACGCGAAGTAGCGGGCTCGCTGCTGATTGCGGCCGACGGCCTGCACTCGGCCGTGCGGGCGCAAATGCACCCCACGCAGCCGCCCATCCAGTGGGGCGGAGCCATCATGTGGCGCGGCACCACGCCGGGGGTGCCGGTGCGCACAGGCGCGTCGTTTGTGGGCGTGGGCTCGCTGCGGCACCGGGTGGTGTTCTACCCCATCACGCCGCCCGACCCGGCCACAGGCCTGGCCACCATCAACTGGATCGCCGAGATCACGGTGGACAACCAGGGCGGCTGGCAGCACGGCGACTGGAACCGGCGCGTGGCGCTGGAGGAGTTCATCCACCACTTCGACGGCTGGAACTACAGCTGGCTGGACGTGCCCGCCATGCTGCGCGGTGCCAAGGACATTTTTGAGTACCCCATGATCGACCGCGACCCCGTGCCCACCTGGGTAGACGGCCGCGTGGCGCTGCTGGGCGATGCGGCGCATGTGATGTACCCCGTGGGCTCCAACGGTGCCAGCCAGGCGATTGTGGATGCACGCGTGCTGGGCGCGCAGCTGGTGGCGCATGGCGTGGGTCCGCAGGCGCTGCGCGCCTACGACGACAAGCTGTGCAAGGACATCTCCGCGCTGGTGCTGCGCAACCGGGGTTCTGGCCCCTTTGGCCTGCTGGGGCTGGTGGACGAGCGCTGCGGTGGGGTGTTCGACCACATCGACGACGTGCTGCCGCGCGAGGAGCGCGAGGGCTTCATGGCCCGCTACAAGGCGGCGGCGGGGTTTGCCATCGAGACGCTGAACGCGGCGCCGCCCACCATTGCGCCGGGGCAGCGCGTGGCGGTGAGCTGA
- a CDS encoding ATP-dependent Clp protease proteolytic subunit, with translation MDTPDTHTPSSAPGAEPRTSYLEEKAFKARTLLVFGTITDTVAADVARRLIALDAESAEPIDMLVSSPGGHLESGDTIHDLVRFISAPVNMIGTGWVGSAATHLYLAAPRERRFCLPNTRFLIHQPSGGAGGPASDIAIQAREMVKARERIADTIARQTGKPLEVVLADIERDRWMSAEEAVDYGLVSRVIEHKTALKG, from the coding sequence ATGGACACGCCAGACACCCACACCCCATCCTCCGCCCCAGGCGCCGAGCCGCGCACGTCGTACCTGGAAGAAAAGGCCTTCAAGGCGCGCACCCTGCTGGTCTTCGGCACCATCACCGACACCGTGGCCGCCGATGTGGCGCGGCGGCTGATTGCGCTGGACGCAGAGAGCGCCGAGCCCATCGACATGCTGGTGAGCTCGCCCGGTGGGCACCTGGAGTCGGGCGACACGATCCACGACCTGGTGCGCTTCATTTCTGCGCCGGTGAACATGATCGGCACCGGCTGGGTGGGCAGTGCAGCCACACACCTGTACCTGGCGGCACCGCGCGAGCGGCGGTTCTGCCTGCCCAACACACGCTTTCTGATCCACCAGCCCAGCGGCGGCGCAGGTGGCCCGGCCAGCGACATCGCCATCCAGGCACGCGAGATGGTGAAAGCGCGTGAGCGAATTGCGGACACCATTGCCCGGCAGACGGGCAAGCCACTGGAGGTGGTGCTGGCAGACATCGAGCGGGACCGCTGGATGTCGGCCGAGGAGGCGGTGGACTACGGCCTGGTCTCGCGCGTCATCGAGCACAAGACGGCATTGAAAGGGTGA
- a CDS encoding Gfo/Idh/MocA family oxidoreductase: MTIKVALAGAGAFGIKHLDGIKNIPDVEVVSLISRDLAKTQEVADKYGIKHVTTDLADSLAIKEVDAVILCTPTQMHASQTIACLEAGKHVQVEIPLCDVLADGEKVVALQKQTGLVAMCGHTRRFNPSHQYVHKKITAGEFNIQQMDVQTYFFRRTNMNALGQPRSWTDHLLWHHAAHTVDLFAYQAGSPIVKANAIQGPIHKDLGIAMDMSIQLQAANGAICTLSLSFNNDGPLGTFFRYIGDTATYIARYDDLVNGKEEKIDVSKVDVSMNGIELQDREFFAAIKEGREPNASVAQVLPCYQVLHNLEQQLNAG; the protein is encoded by the coding sequence ATGACCATCAAAGTCGCACTCGCAGGCGCTGGCGCCTTCGGCATCAAGCACCTGGACGGCATCAAGAACATTCCCGATGTGGAAGTCGTCTCCCTCATCAGCCGCGACCTGGCCAAGACCCAGGAAGTGGCCGACAAGTACGGCATCAAGCACGTCACCACCGACCTGGCCGACAGCCTGGCCATCAAGGAAGTGGACGCCGTGATCCTGTGCACGCCCACGCAGATGCACGCCAGCCAGACCATTGCCTGTCTGGAAGCGGGCAAGCACGTGCAGGTCGAGATCCCGCTGTGCGACGTGCTGGCCGATGGCGAGAAGGTTGTCGCCCTGCAAAAGCAGACCGGCCTGGTGGCCATGTGCGGCCACACCCGCCGCTTCAACCCCAGCCACCAGTACGTGCACAAGAAAATCACGGCCGGCGAGTTCAACATCCAGCAGATGGATGTGCAGACCTACTTCTTCCGCCGCACCAACATGAACGCGCTGGGCCAGCCCCGCAGCTGGACGGACCACCTGCTGTGGCACCACGCTGCCCACACGGTGGACCTGTTCGCCTACCAGGCTGGCAGCCCCATCGTCAAAGCCAACGCCATTCAGGGCCCCATCCACAAGGACCTGGGCATTGCCATGGACATGAGCATTCAGCTCCAGGCCGCCAACGGCGCCATCTGCACGCTGTCGCTCAGCTTCAACAACGACGGCCCGCTGGGCACCTTCTTCCGCTACATCGGCGACACCGCCACCTACATCGCCCGCTACGACGATCTGGTGAACGGCAAGGAAGAGAAGATCGATGTGAGCAAGGTTGATGTGTCGATGAACGGCATCGAGCTGCAAGACCGCGAGTTCTTCGCCGCGATCAAGGAAGGCCGTGAGCCCAACGCCAGCGTGGCGCAGGTGCTGCCGTGCTACCAGGTGCTGCACAACCTGGAGCAGCAGCTCAACGCAGGCTGA
- a CDS encoding class III extradiol dioxygenase subunit beta produces MAKITASVFTSHVPAIGAALDLGKTQEDYWKPLFAGYDFSKQWMKDNKPDVIFLVYNDHATAFSLEMIPTFAIGTAAQFQPADEGWGPRPVPVVQGHPDLAAHIAQSVIQQDFDLTIVNKMDVDHGLTVPLSLMCGEQDPKTGAWPCPVIPFAVNVVQYPVPSGRRCYNLGQAIRKAVESYDEDLNVHIWGTGGMSHQLQGPRAGLINKEFDNAFLDKLISDPEAAASIPHIDYVREAGSEGIELVMWLIARGAMADVAGGKPPKVAHRFYHVPASNTAVGHLILENT; encoded by the coding sequence ATGGCCAAGATCACCGCCTCCGTGTTCACGTCGCACGTGCCTGCCATCGGCGCTGCGCTGGACCTGGGCAAGACACAAGAAGATTACTGGAAGCCGCTGTTCGCGGGCTACGACTTCTCCAAGCAGTGGATGAAGGACAACAAGCCCGACGTGATCTTCCTGGTCTACAACGACCACGCCACGGCTTTCAGCCTGGAGATGATTCCCACGTTCGCCATCGGCACGGCCGCGCAGTTCCAGCCCGCCGACGAGGGCTGGGGCCCCCGCCCCGTGCCCGTGGTGCAGGGCCACCCAGACCTGGCGGCGCACATTGCGCAGTCGGTCATCCAGCAGGACTTTGACCTCACCATCGTCAACAAGATGGATGTGGACCACGGCCTCACCGTGCCGCTGTCGCTGATGTGCGGCGAGCAAGACCCCAAGACGGGTGCCTGGCCCTGCCCGGTGATCCCGTTCGCCGTCAACGTGGTGCAGTACCCCGTGCCCAGCGGCCGCCGTTGCTACAACCTGGGCCAGGCCATCCGCAAGGCGGTGGAGAGCTACGACGAAGACCTGAACGTGCACATCTGGGGCACGGGCGGCATGAGCCACCAGCTGCAGGGCCCGCGTGCCGGCCTCATCAACAAGGAGTTCGACAACGCCTTCCTCGACAAGCTCATCAGTGACCCCGAAGCCGCTGCCAGCATCCCGCACATCGACTACGTGCGCGAGGCGGGCAGCGAAGGCATCGAGCTGGTGATGTGGCTCATCGCACGCGGCGCCATGGCCGATGTGGCCGGTGGCAAGCCGCCAAAGGTGGCGCACCGCTTCTACCATGTGCCCGCGTCCAATACCGCCGTGGGCCACCTGATTCTTGAGAACACGTAA